The segment AACGGGAGTAATAGTTATAGGAATAAAAAGAGAAGATGGTTCTTTCATTCTTAATCCAACGTCTACAACAATGATTTTGGAAAACGACTCCTTAATAATAATTGGCACTCGAGGACAGGCTGAAAAACTAAAGAGGTTTGTTGGCGGCAGAAATTAGGTGAATTGCAAGGATAAATTGTAATATATTGAATAAAGAAAAGAATTTTTATATGGTGCGGGAGGCGGGATTTGAACCCGCACGCCCGTAAGGGCACCGCCCCCTCAAGACGGCGCGTCTGCCGATTCCGCCACTCCCGCGTCAAATTTGACGGTTTATAATATAGGAAGACATCCATTTTTTGTCAAGTTTGGTTTTGCTAAAATCCCCTTTCAAATTTAAAGGGGGATATTGTGAAAGATTTAGACATTACAAAACCAGTAGAAATCGCTGATGATGTTTTTTGGGTCGGAAGCTACATTAAAGACGATATTTTCCAGTGCCATCCCTATCTTATAAGAAACGGAGAGGAATCTATTCTAATAGATCCTGGTTCTTTAATTACTTTTGAAGAAACGCTAAGAAAAATAAAGTACTTGATAGATCTTAAGGATATAAAGTACATTGTTTGTCATCATCAGGATCCGGACCTTACGGCTTCTTTACCAGAACTTGAAAAAGTTCTTCCAGATAGGGAAAGATATATAGTAACCCATTGGAGAACATACTTTCTTTTAAAACACTACAACCTATTAACGCCGTTCTTCCTCGTTGATCAACACAATTTCAAACTACGCTTAGAAAGCGGAAGAGAACTTCTCTTTATTTTCACCCCTTACATGCACTATTCAGGGAATATTGTTACTTATGATCCAAAAACAAAGGTTCTCTTTTCCAGCGATATATTTGGGGGTTGGGTAGAAAAAGACTGGTCTTTATTTGCTAAAGACGAAAGTTACGTAGAAGCTATAAGAGCTTTCCATGAAATATACATGCCTTGTAAATCGGTTGTTCTTTATACAACAGAAAAATTGAAGCAGCTTGACATAGAGATAATCGCCCCTCAGCACGGTTCAATAATAAAAGGAAAAGAATTTGTAGAGAAAGTTCTGGATGCTGTTGAAAGGTTCGAATACGGAAAAATGGTCGAAGCTCAAAAGCTAGAAACTTTTAAAAAACAAGAACATAGAAGAAACATTATTTCTCTAATCGAAGACTTAACAATAAAGAAAATCTTTATGTCAGAGATACTGAAGATAATAGAGAAACAACTTTCTTCAGTCTTGCCTCTCGAAAGTATAGGAGTCATTTTAAGAATCAAAGATCACGTTTACGTTTATTCAAAAGACACAGGATATCTTCCTAGAAGAATGGATGATTTCGTTCTACCAAAGAAAAGATGTTTTTCTTTTGAAGATAAGGATGTGAAAATAT is part of the Desulfurobacteriaceae bacterium genome and harbors:
- a CDS encoding diguanylate cyclase, producing the protein MKDLDITKPVEIADDVFWVGSYIKDDIFQCHPYLIRNGEESILIDPGSLITFEETLRKIKYLIDLKDIKYIVCHHQDPDLTASLPELEKVLPDRERYIVTHWRTYFLLKHYNLLTPFFLVDQHNFKLRLESGRELLFIFTPYMHYSGNIVTYDPKTKVLFSSDIFGGWVEKDWSLFAKDESYVEAIRAFHEIYMPCKSVVLYTTEKLKQLDIEIIAPQHGSIIKGKEFVEKVLDAVERFEYGKMVEAQKLETFKKQEHRRNIISLIEDLTIKKIFMSEILKIIEKQLSSVLPLESIGVILRIKDHVYVYSKDTGYLPRRMDDFVLPKKRCFSFEDKDVKIFIDLKNKEDLNEENEKFLKSIASLIFYIAEREKWLLSMQEKKEFLKDRAYKDALTGLYRRDILHDLIEKEFYRSKRYGYHFSILMIDTDDFKKINDTYGHLVGDKVLKKVAETIRKTLRKSDIAVRYGGEEFLVILPHTDLNKAGIVAERLRKNIEKLDIEGLKVTVSIGVADNSLSSNLEELIQKADQALYVAKRTGKNKVMLATP